A region from the Branchiostoma lanceolatum isolate klBraLanc5 chromosome 2, klBraLanc5.hap2, whole genome shotgun sequence genome encodes:
- the LOC136428945 gene encoding juvenile hormone acid O-methyltransferase-like yields MDTTKPVHYSKNSSHQYSFGVEVLQQYMKWEEGDAVLDAGCGTGATCKYISQQPGVASVAGFDVSPDFISYASQHNPSPNILYHVADVSDVSTFKPEWQGAFSKAVSFFVLHWVRDKVSALKALHHCLKPRGEIVTCSTTDKSKILQTFTKMVAHPKWKIYLQHPVLLFPWPSSDVTNRLLMEECGFEVLSCQLKAAPEPFESKEKLKEFLGSIFPLLSYIPQDKRDEFLDDMEKMARETYVLSGLDGDYKVTEEYQVVQARKL; encoded by the exons ATGGATACAACGAAACCTGTCCACTATTCCAAAAATAGCTCCCACCAGTACAGTTTCGGGGTTGAGGTGCTGCAGCAGTACATGAAGTGGGAGGAAGGGGACGCCGTTTTGGACGCGGGGTGTGGCACGGGGGCAACCTGCAAGTACATCTCCCAACAGCCAGGGGTCGCTTCTGTGGCAGGCTTTGATGTGTCACCTGACTTTATCAG CTATGCCAGTCAGCACAACCCCTCCCCAAACATTCTCTACCACGTAGCTGATGTCTCTGACGTATCCACCTTCAAGCCAGAGTGGCAAGGTGCCTTCAGCAAGGCAGTCTCCTTCTTCGTGCTACACTGGGTCCGGGACAAGGTTTCAGCACTGAAAGCTCTACATCATTGCCTGAAGCCTCGCGGTGAAATCGTAACGTGCTCCACCACTGACAAAAGCAAAATCCTACAAACCTTCACGAAGATGGTTGCGCATCCCAAGTGGAAAATCTACTTGCAACATCCCGTTCTCCTCTTTCCGTGGCCTTCCAGCGACGTGACGAACCGTCTTCTTATGGAGGAGTGCGGGTTTGAGGTCCTCTCCTGCCAACTCAAGGCTGCGCCGGAGCCATTCGAGTCTAAGGAAAAGCTGAAGGAATTTCTCGGTTCTATTTTCCCGCTCCTGTCCTACATACCCCAAGACAAGCGCGATGAATTCTTGGATGATATGGAAAAGATGGCAAGAGAAACTTACGTATTATCTGGACTTGATGGAGATTACAAAGTAACCGAGGAATACCAAGTCGTTCAAGCTCGAAAGTTGTAA